Proteins from one Anthonomus grandis grandis chromosome 8, icAntGran1.3, whole genome shotgun sequence genomic window:
- the LOC126739049 gene encoding uncharacterized protein LOC126739049, giving the protein MDHSWDIVVWTLENTIDYVPSSWANDTRTKYKYPLSKNTLKIKKLIDGNITLEDGQFEWLDTVCKAQSIRDLQMAKELCERGTYTSNFKITDPECSSEVKRKRKKVRRLFNNITDSSSDENVPLARGQNLIRKVFSSHKALNSQTSNIQDLLHKNKTHSSEPLLENVCEAQFTSSAKPVRAFTNATSAQQTPETSSTPVSMHRNLSTKFSSDLTPLLKEITEIKFYMRETRTILSRIEHFMNNNCKSSNSGDDLYTIGDSRNNFLEKFPCQTKQQLEEVESIITEPKFMKELITFLYLTGRNNPHKSVYMAMQKVFGKELALLYSGQAKKKKIPFCSMKTYQAGFAAIRKRYPGVSDDSIKKSVSLFLATAKSRLISKCNATTPSAEG; this is encoded by the exons ATGGACCATTCTTGGGATATTGTTGTGTGGACACTGGAAAACACAATTGATTATGTCCCTTCATCCTGGGCAAATGATACCCGAACTAAGTATAAATATCCACTGAGTAAAAatacacttaaaattaaaaaacttattgatGGTAACATAACTCTTGAAGATGGTCAGTTTGAATGGCTTGATACTGTCTGCAAAGCACAATCTATTAGAGATTTACAAATGGCAAAAGAGCTATGTGAAAGGGGAACCTACACCTCGAACTTTAAAATTACTGATCCAGAGTGCAGCTCTGAAgtaaaaagaaaacgaaaaaagGTTAGGCgactatttaataatataacagaTTCGTCATCTGATGAAAATGTTCCATTAGCTAGGGGGCAGAATTTAATTCGGAAAGTTTTTTCAAGTCATAAAGCTTTAAATT CACAAACTTCTAATATTCAAGATCTCTTGCATAAGAATAAAACACACTCTTCGGAGCCCTTACTAGAAAATGTGTGTGAAGCACAGTTTACCTCGTCAGCTAAACCTGTAAGAG CTTTTACAAATGCAACATCAGCTCAACAAACACCAGAAACTAGTTCCACTCCAGTCTCAATGCATAGAAATTTATCAACTAAATTTTCCTCAG ATTTAACCCCACTACTGAAAGAAATtacagaaataaaattttatatgagAGAAACTAGGACCATTTTATCAAGAATTGAACATTTTATGAACAATAACTGTAAGAGTAGCAATTCTGGTGATGACTTATATACAATAGGGGACAGTAGAAATAACTTCTTGGAAAAGTTTCCATGCCAGACAAAACAGCAATTGGAAGAAGTAGAGTCCATTATTACGGAACCTAAATTTATGAAGGAACTA ataacATTTCTTTATCTGACAGGACGAAATAACCCACACAAAAGTGTCTATATGGCAATGCAAAAGGTTTTTGGGAAAGAATTAGCACTACTGTATAGTGGACaggcaaaaaagaaaaagattccCTTTTGCAGCATGAAAACTTATCAGGCTGGTTTTG ctgCCATTAGAAAACGATACCCTGGTGTGTCTGatgattcaataaaaaaatcagtatcTTTGTTCTTAGCCACTGCTAAATCGCGTTTAATTAGCAAATGTAATGCTACGACGCCATCAGCTGAAGGGtaa
- the LOC126739054 gene encoding uncharacterized protein LOC126739054, translating to MGKRKRNSKKVEKLLKKLRQELVDSTSDSSSIQSSSEGADSSPEDSFGETGVEHNTQRDLEEQSEPGPSGVKQFLLQDPLGTVAKGPPVNTETAEYWKKILMNGLQKEFRKELVDKYPISENCPLLGPPKVNEELTIALQDSSMRQDNFFAHIQSQLGAGLSALVVPIEDLIKLGDVGKDILQKVMDSTKMLVDIHHTLSIHRRFLLSNNLEPSAKKVSESCPVDQFLFGENFTQNVKNSQDMQKIGLVVKKKSSAKHYDNQPSQSLNWRRQFQRSRKKTEEGSRGKRLETFKNPSKIQKYKGHQKYQSQRMRK from the exons atggGAAAAAGGAAGCGTAATAGCAAGAAAGTGGAGAAGCTGTTGAAGAAATTACGTCAGGAGTTGGTAGACAGCACGTCTGATAGTTCAA GCATACAAAGCTCTTCTGAGGGTGCTGATAGCTCGCCTGAAGATTCGTTTGGTGAGACGGGCGTGGAGCACAACACCCAGAGAGACCTTGAGGAGCAGTCTGAACCTGGGCCCTCAGGTGTTAAACAGTTTTTGCTTCAAGATCCCTTGGGTACGGTTGCAAAAGGACCTCCTGTTAACACTGAGACTGCTGAGTATTGGAAAAAGATATTGATGAATGGTTTGCAAAAAGAGTTTAGAAAAGAGCTTGTGGATAAATATCCAATATCCGAAAACTGTCCATTATTAGGGCCTCCTAAAGTAAATGAGGAACTGACTATTGCTCTCCAAGATAGCTCTATGAggcaagataatttttttgctcATATTCAATCGCAGCTTGGGGCAGGTTTGAGTGCATTAGTGGTCCCTATAGAAGATCTTATTAAATTAGGGGACGTAGGCAAAGATATTCTCCAGAAGGTAATGGACTCGACAAAGATGCTAGTTGACATCCACCATACATTGTCAATACACAGGAGATTTCTTTTATCTAATAACTTAGAACCCTCCGCAAAGAAAGTCAGTGAAAGTTGTCCAGTAGATCAGTTTTTGTTTGGGGAAAACTTTACACAGAATGTAAAGAACTCTCAAGATATGCAGAAAATTGGTTTGGTGGTCAAGAAAAAATCAAGTGCTAAGCATTATGATAATCAACCTAGCCAGTCTTTAAACTGGAGGCGCCAGTTTCAACGGAGCAGGAAGAAAACAGAGGAAGGGAGCAGAGGCAAACGACTGGAGACGTTCAAGAACCCCAGCAAGATACAGAAGTACAAGGGGCACCAGAAGTATCAGAGCCAGAGAATGAGGAAATAG
- the LOC126739052 gene encoding uncharacterized protein LOC126739052, whose product MLVFVPVFLIAMDENVLADISNTSSDLNKSSLPNVELLVNFVFSQEKNSSLCIENDREASPPCRLLFDPEDKDDDIADPDYILSREEQQNINMDSDSDLEVRDVTFNNIEETGDNIEEIGEADSQEDTESDVKENRLEILNKKRPRTSKEKVIRNKNKHPIGPPTCNCKTKKCLNAFDSDKRKDLHTRFWSLDKDLQTMWLYKQIHENKAKRKRLESRRNFSRTYTLPKINANGEDEQVKVCQKFFMTTLGYKSTMVVNYILKKNKDLHGTQIATPLLADQREKWSPPNKKSKTPIKDHINSYNRKPSHYRRAHGPNRKYLPAELSIRDLYKDYNEIYLSF is encoded by the exons ATGTTGGTTTTTGTCCCAGTTTTTTTGATCGCGATG GACGAAAATGTTCTTGCCGATATATCAAACACAAGCTCTGACTTAAACAAATCAAGCCTTCCCAATGTAGAGTTATTGgttaattttgtgttttcacAAGAGAAAAATTCAAGCTTGTGTATTGAAAATGATAGAGAAGCGTCTCCTCCCTGTCGTCTGCTGTTTGATCCTGAGGACAAGGATGATGATATTGCAGATCCGGATTATATACTCTCGAGGGAGGAACAACAGAATATCAATATGGATAGTGACTCAGATTTAGAAGTACGAGATGtgacttttaataatatagaagAGACAGGTGATAACATAGAAGAGATCGGTGAAGCTGATAGTCAAGAGGATACAGAATCAgatgtaaaagaaaatagactcgaaatattgaataaaaagcgACCACGTACTtcaaaagaaaaagttataaGAAATAAGAATAAACATCCTATCGGGCCTCCCACCTGCAACTGCAAGACTAAAAAATGCCTTAATGCATTCGATTCAGATAAAAGAAAAGACTTGCATACACGATTTTGGTCATTAGATAAGGATTTACAAACGATGTGGCTTTATAAGCAAATTCACGAAAATAAAGCGAAACGTAAGCGTCTGGAAAGTCGTAGAAATTTTTCTCGAACATATACCTTGCCGAAAATTAACGCAAACGGTGAAGACGAGCAGGTAAAGGTAtgccaaaaattttttatgacaacTTTGGGGTACAAAAGTACGATGGTGGTaaactatatattaaaaaagaataaggATCTTCATGGTACACAAATAGCAACTCCCTTATTAGCAGACCAAAGAGAAAAATGGTCTccaccaaataaaaaaagcaaaactccAATTAAAGACCATATAAATTCCTATAATCGCAAACCATCACATTATAGAAGAGCACACGGGCCAAATAGAAAGTACCTGCCAGCTGAATTGTCTATAAGGGATTTATACAAAGACTATAATGAAATatatctttctttttaa